From the genome of Impatiens glandulifera chromosome 9, dImpGla2.1, whole genome shotgun sequence, one region includes:
- the LOC124915844 gene encoding agamous-like MADS-box protein AGL62: MAKMKNESNLKVTFCKRKSGLFKKFSELITLCGAEVLLLVFSPTNRVFSYGHPSVDEIVGRLFGSSSPTGLSCETQQMIESNRSSNIRELNANFMQVEELMEVEEQHAKQIDHDKKAGQDQRWWERSNKEMSYQQLEHLKMSLLNLNAIVTQKMLEFSNP; the protein is encoded by the coding sequence GAGTAATCTTAAGGTGACATTTTGCAAAAGAAAAAGTGGGCTTTTCAAGAAATTCAGCGAGCTTATCACACTATGTGGGGCTGAAGTTTTACTTCTAGTATTTTCACCAACAAACAGAGTGTTCTCCTACGGTCATCCCAGTGTAGATGAAATAGTTGGGCGATTATTTGGTTCATCCTCTCCGACGGGGCTTTCCTGTGAAACTCAACAAATGATTGAATCTAATCGGTCATCAAACATTAGGGAACTAAATGCTAATTTTATGCAGGTTGAGGAATTGATGGAGGTTGAGGAGCAGCATGCGAAGCAGATAGATCACGACAAGAAAGCTGGGCAGGATCAAAGATGGTGGGAGAGATCGAATAAAGAGATGAGTTATCAACAACTTGAACATCTCAAGATGTCTCTATTGAATTTAAATGCCATTGTGACCCAAAAGATGTTGGAGTTTTCTAACCCGTAA